The sequence TATATCGAGAATCGGGTGCCGGTACACATCAATCCACTGGTCATGGCCGTTGAGCTGCACTGCCTGGCCGGAGAGACCAGAAACCAGCTGTGCTCTTCCTTTGATGGCGCACTGGATCTTGTTGGGAGAGGCATCTTCTATCAGGCGCACCTTTTCTCTGATGCCCGGACTCATCCAGTCCCAGATAGCTCCTCCGGCACAGCGGGGATAATTCCAGATTATGTCCCAGTATTCATCCAGGCCGCCAGCTCCGTTTCCTGTGGCCGCCACATATTCATCCATAAACGATGGCCTTGGATCCTGGCTTTCCGGAACCATGGCAATGCGTGTCTTTATCTCATAGGGTGTCGGATACCTCGGCCCAATAATATCTTCGCAGGGTACTTCATTTTTCCAGCGCACATCATCGGTATTTCCTCCGTACATCCACAGGCGGGTCGGATCAAGCCGTTTTCCTTCGGCTATGACGGCACAGATGTTTTCTCCCTCACCGCTTTCATTACCTGCACTCCAGAAAATGACACAGGGATGATTTCTGTCGCGCAGAACCATTTTGTTGGCCCGCTCTACGTATGCTGCGCGCCATTCGGGTCTTCCTGACAAAAATTCGGTTGCATGTGCTTCATCTCCGGTTTCGTCCACAATATATATTCCAAACACGTCAGCCAGTTCCAGGTAGTCCATTACCGGAGGATAATGGGAGGTGCGTACGCAATTGATATTGAACTGTTTCATCAGGGTAAAATCCCTGATAATGGTTTCCCGGTCCATCGCATGCCCAAGGTCGGGATGCTGCATATGGCTGTTCACCCCGTTCAGTTTCAATGGTTTTCCGTTCAGGAGCAATACCTGGTGGTTCACTTCAATTTTTCTGAACCCCGTTTTTACCGAAACAGATTCGCATGTCTTTCCTTTCCTGTCAATCAGTTCAAAGGCTGTGATGTAGAGGTTGGGGTACTCGGCCGACCATTTAACCGGATTATCAACCGGGGTCTGAAATGGGACAATGGCGGTTTTTCCTCTGGTTACGACAGGAAACTGATACAAAAGAGGTTGGATGACTTCCTGGTAATTCTGGTCGAAAAGCCTTACCCTCAGCTGATATCCTTCAGCATCCGCTATTCCATAGTTGGCCACTTCTGCTTCTCCCCGGAGAATCCCGTTCCGGTAATCCGGGTCAAGATCGCCCATAACAAAGCAGTCGCGCAGGAAGATATTTTCTCTTGCCACCAGGCGTACATCTCTGAAAATTCCTGCCAGCCGCCAGAAATCCTGATCTTCCAGATAAGTGCCGTCAGAATATTTTGTCACCCTAATTGAGATCAGGTTTTTTCCGGGTTTCAGAAAGGGAGTAATGTTGTATTCGGCCGGTTCGTTGGCACCTTTGTTAAATCCTGCCTGTTTTCCATTGATCCATATAAATGAGGCCGAAGTAGCAGCTTCAATCCGCAGGAAAACCTGCTTTCCTTTCCATCCGGCTGGCAGAATAAATGTTTTCCGGTAGGAACCGGTCGGGTTATCAGCATGGGGTATTTTGGGGGGATCAGACCGGAATGGTTGGGCTACATTCCGGAACTGGGGATCGCCAAAACCCTGCATTTCCCAGTTTCCGGGAACAGCTATTTCAGGCCAGTTCGTGTCATTGAACGTTTCTTTATAGAAATCTGCCGGTGCCTTTTCGGGTGATTCAGCCAGGTTGAATTTCCAACGTCCGTTGAGTGAAAGAAAAAATTCTGATTGGCCGGCTGATTTCCTTATCGCCTCGTCAACGGTTCTGAACGGCACAAGAAAGGCATGGCCAGGTTCCTGGTTTACTTCCAGAATCGCCGGATTTTCAATAAAGTGATAAACATCGTTAACAAAGTCTTTTTCCTGGCTGAAAGAAAAAAGTGGGGCTGCAGCAAGCAGCAGTGAAAGAAACTTCCCGCTCATAGGTTGTAAATAATAAATTGTTTTTTCAGGGCATTACCGTTACAGTTCTGCTCTCTTTTCCCGAGGCGGTAAAGGCTTTAAGGCGCACTGGACCGTTTACCTGAACCGGGCCTGAGTAGAGCGGTGATGTGGTTCCCGGTTCTGATCCGTCGGCAGTGTAGCGGATCTGCAGACCAGGATATGCTGTGTTTGCCTTCAGGATACCGTTTTCAATAACAGCGCCCGGAGGGGGTACCCGGTAGATAAATCCACCGTTCAGAACATCAAGTTTTGGAAACTCACAGGCAGCTATTTTGGCTGAAAACCTGTTCCAGTCGGCCATCATTCCGGCTATTCTTTCTTCTGTGCCGGCAAGGTTTTCCCAGGCAGGAGCAGGCGACCATGCCCGTTCGGCAAATGAAATAAGCTTGGGTAACAGGTAGTACTCAACCATTTCGGGTTTTCGGAGGGTTTCGCTCCACAATTCGGCCTGCAGTCCGAGTATATTTTTCTTTGCTTCAGGTTTCAGGCGTTCCAGTTTTGCATATGCCTTCTCAGGATCAACCGGCCGGCCAAAATCATCCCAGAAGGTTGAACGGAAGACATCATAAGGCATCAGGAAGAAAGGCTTCTTTTCGTCGACAAAACCGCCCCAGTAGAGTCCGGGTTCTTCCGGGTCAGCGCTGTAAGCCAGGTCAAAATAGAAATTTTTTACGAAGCAAAGAACTACCGGGTAACCTGTGTTGGCAAGCCTGTACCCGAGGTCAAGGTTATCACCCAGACTGTTCCATACGTATGGAACAACCTGCTGGCCTGTCAGAGAAGGATTGGGCATGTACCCTCTTTCGCCGCCCCGTTTCAGGGCAACTTCTTCCCATCCGCCGATCATCAGATGGTAGGGCTTCAGGATGCTGACCAGCCGTTCAAAAAAGTATGCCTGAAGATTTTCCGGTCCGCCAATTTCAGGGTGCTGACCCAGAAATACTGCGCACATAGGAGATTTTGTCCATGCACCGGATGGAACTTCATCCCCTCCTGTATGAATGAACTGGAACGGGGCCCCGGCCTGCCGGTACATTTCGGCCAGCGTTTTGACTACCGTTTCATAAAAATGGTACACCGATTCGCGCACCACACATACCACATTATCGTTGTATGCCTGAGCTGAAAGATACACCGAGCTGTCGGCCGGGTCGATCAGACGGAATTCTTCTGCTTTTTCGGGTTGATTCTGGCTTATCAGTTTTTTATACCGGGCTTCCATAGATTTGATGGCAGCGCGGGCATGGCCGGGAAAGTTAATTTCAGGAATGACAACAATATGCCGTTCGGTGGCATAACGGAGAATCTCAACAAATTCCCGTGTCGAGTAATAGCCGGTGCCTCGGGAACTGGCCGGATCGGCATACGGTCCTGACCCATACGACGGATGCAGCCAGTTGGCATCCGTCAGCGTATGAGCCCGCTTGCTTCCGATGGATGTCAGTTCAGGAAGGGCGGGTATTTCAATTCTCCACCCTTCATCATCGGTAAGATGCAGATGCAGGGTGTTCAGTTTATAAAATGCCAGAAGGTCAATCAGTTTGAGTATGGTTTCTTTGTTGCTGAAATTGCGGGCTACGTCAAAATGCAGTCCCCGGTATCCAAATCTGGGCGCATCCGTGATCTCTGCGGCAGGTATCCGGAATGTAGTTACCCTGTTTTGCATTGCATTCAGGGGAATCAACCTGAGCAGGCTTTGAATTCCGTAAAAAACTCCTGCCGCAGTGTTTCCTTCTACCACAACCCCTTCCGAAGGTGATACCGTAAGATGATATGCCTCCGGGTTATTTTCTTCCGGCAGCACATTTCCTTTTTTCAGAATAATGGATTTTGGGCCTGGTTTGTTACCCTCAGTTTTTCCAATCCGTACGCCGGTAATTTTCTCGAGCAGGGCAGAAAGGTAGGATGC is a genomic window of Bacteroidales bacterium containing:
- a CDS encoding DUF4981 domain-containing protein, with amino-acid sequence MSGKFLSLLLAAAPLFSFSQEKDFVNDVYHFIENPAILEVNQEPGHAFLVPFRTVDEAIRKSAGQSEFFLSLNGRWKFNLAESPEKAPADFYKETFNDTNWPEIAVPGNWEMQGFGDPQFRNVAQPFRSDPPKIPHADNPTGSYRKTFILPAGWKGKQVFLRIEAATSASFIWINGKQAGFNKGANEPAEYNITPFLKPGKNLISIRVTKYSDGTYLEDQDFWRLAGIFRDVRLVARENIFLRDCFVMGDLDPDYRNGILRGEAEVANYGIADAEGYQLRVRLFDQNYQEVIQPLLYQFPVVTRGKTAIVPFQTPVDNPVKWSAEYPNLYITAFELIDRKGKTCESVSVKTGFRKIEVNHQVLLLNGKPLKLNGVNSHMQHPDLGHAMDRETIIRDFTLMKQFNINCVRTSHYPPVMDYLELADVFGIYIVDETGDEAHATEFLSGRPEWRAAYVERANKMVLRDRNHPCVIFWSAGNESGEGENICAVIAEGKRLDPTRLWMYGGNTDDVRWKNEVPCEDIIGPRYPTPYEIKTRIAMVPESQDPRPSFMDEYVAATGNGAGGLDEYWDIIWNYPRCAGGAIWDWMSPGIREKVRLIEDASPNKIQCAIKGRAQLVSGLSGQAVQLNGHDQWIDVYRHPILDISGNELTLTLRVKPGKWNGDGHFLTKGSWQYGIIQSEPDSLAFYLTTSGKHVLKVPVPRPWEEKWHQIAGVYTGSEMLLYVDGFLAGRKACSGPVANKPFPVNLGRDAEIDGQEYPGSTNNATFDEAGIFNRALSEKELSSVSNLKKDALLWLDFEKEIQAGDFFSTGIGGRTYGLVWPDRTPQPELWQVKKSAQPVSVKLVDQDALRFEVWNRYLFTPLSELETRWELWEDGAMLAGGMLPLNVPPQKRDTFSLPLAKPELKPGCEYRVRIRFLLKKDQIWAKAGHEVAWDEAELPWHVPQETPAVLNGKVKVEVDSGRIQVLGSNFSCAFNRQTGILESILYDGKEYLRNGFGLNVWRAPLANEKDAWTIWKAHLTDTKPGMGIDAANAWRSLGLDHLQSYPEKITWKTNADGSVTVTVVSHSEGNDFTTAFDNTFSWTIYGNGLIRLRHRVIPQGIMPQWIQRMGIQSVVSGSLYKVSWYGRGPFENYPDRKSGAKTGVYSCTTEDMEEPYLIPQDHGLRCDVRWLTLESPDGYGIRIQGKSLFNFNVYPYTTENLTRAAYPYQLVRQDGFTLNIDYATSGVGCTAVSVLNQYRVLPAPAEFELEFFPYRKQ
- a CDS encoding family 20 glycosylhydrolase, with the translated sequence MKNCFSLVIPAVLFLLLYGCSGMSSDPFDKLSVEWKLYSNSPDQGGTCHTAFIFHNRGNKEFTGSDWMLYFNQMGAIPRKDAPAQAASVEHLGGDFYRLVPAAGFRIPPADSLIVHCYMRGWVLKKTDAPSGLYFVVHQGGKEKILRVKDFSAAGFPHPDSLNPFRGMITMPDAGSLFKENASINQGTVSEGKVCIVPTPVQQKELDGELEISASVNIYYMKGLENEASYLSALLEKITGVRIGKTEGNKPGPKSIILKKGNVLPEENNPEAYHLTVSPSEGVVVEGNTAAGVFYGIQSLLRLIPLNAMQNRVTTFRIPAAEITDAPRFGYRGLHFDVARNFSNKETILKLIDLLAFYKLNTLHLHLTDDEGWRIEIPALPELTSIGSKRAHTLTDANWLHPSYGSGPYADPASSRGTGYYSTREFVEILRYATERHIVVIPEINFPGHARAAIKSMEARYKKLISQNQPEKAEEFRLIDPADSSVYLSAQAYNDNVVCVVRESVYHFYETVVKTLAEMYRQAGAPFQFIHTGGDEVPSGAWTKSPMCAVFLGQHPEIGGPENLQAYFFERLVSILKPYHLMIGGWEEVALKRGGERGYMPNPSLTGQQVVPYVWNSLGDNLDLGYRLANTGYPVVLCFVKNFYFDLAYSADPEEPGLYWGGFVDEKKPFFLMPYDVFRSTFWDDFGRPVDPEKAYAKLERLKPEAKKNILGLQAELWSETLRKPEMVEYYLLPKLISFAERAWSPAPAWENLAGTEERIAGMMADWNRFSAKIAACEFPKLDVLNGGFIYRVPPPGAVIENGILKANTAYPGLQIRYTADGSEPGTTSPLYSGPVQVNGPVRLKAFTASGKESRTVTVMP